The stretch of DNA TGTTGAATTCGTGGTGTCACGGTGTATAataacatactccctccattctcaaatatatgcctaaacgtcatatatttgagaatggagggagtaatgaTAGTACTTCAGATCTTTTAGCTAATTTCTTCTCGGTCTCGTTCCAGATATTAAACCAGGACCTGGCTGATTAAAGGTTGTGGCGATTGGCTGTGATTTAGTATTCCCTTTTATGCGGCAGTTGGTTCGTGGGCACTTGGGCAGTAGCATAGCTCCTACAGTCCTTACCTAGTTACCTACCTGTGCCAAACCCGTCACCGTTGTACGGCAGTAGGTTCATCTGGACCAGCAGCGAAACCTTTTGAGCTATATATCACTTCTCCCACTTGACATCAGAAAACTTTGACTAAAGTCAGGAAAGCATCACTTTTGTTTGTATGCTGAAAATCATCAAAAGGAGTTGTAGCATTAGCATTTATTTGAAGGTTCGGCGTCAACCTTCGTCGAGCAAGAATCACACTTTCAAATTCGTACTAGAATGTCCTGCATATACATACTTGTATGCTTCGATTATTCATTGGCACCATCTTCTCCGACAGTAAGTATTGAGCCCTTGTCCTGTTGTGGAAGTTCCCAAcacaatattttttaaattattaTTTAATGGAAATACGCAAaataggtggtggcaattttcATGATAACGATTCTAGCTAGTACCCTGTCATCTTCTTGGTCACCGATAGCTGGGCTATCGGAGTTTTGGCTAGTAGACAGGCTCATTGGTCCCTACCTAATGATGAGGTGGCCGATCTAAAGGGTTGCCATTTATCCATCACAGGCTGTCAAAATTTGTGAATTTCCGATCATATTTCCTATTTCTTTTGGAAGTTTCAATGAAGATAAATGATTTATATTTTTTCATATGTCAACAGAACACTTAAtcttttttgaaatagaataaAATAACTATGCAACATCTAATGATGATCACAAATGTGCAAAATGAAACACATGACAATAACAAgtttattttcaatatttggTGGACTTTGTCTTACggtttctatttctttttggaAGGTTGAATTAGTACGTGCAGTTTGCAATTCCGAACACTCATCGTTATTAGTTCCAGCTTGATATTACAATTCTTTTTGTAAATGAAGGAACACGTATGCATCTAACAAATAAAGAGAATAAGAATGATGCACACAGGTACGTAGTATACATTTCCTTCCAGTCCCAGGTCGCGATGGAGTCATTTATTCTATAGAATAATGTTGAGGTATTTGCGTTCTTACTCTTATTTTTAAGTGTAATTTtataactttgtgattttacctTTTACTATTCACAATTCTAATTTTAGCCTTAGTCAACAGTCAAAATAGGAGACCAAGGGCAAATTCGCAATGACCTGTTGAAAATAAGGGCAAACTCACAAAGTTGAAAAAATGAACCACAATTGCACTTCAAATCAggagcaagaaaaaaaaacaaataatatTGCGAAGTCCACGCTCGACGGCTAAGCCAGGCGACGTATATGATTTGGCACTTCCCATCCCATCCCACCTGTCGTCTCGTTTGTAATACACCCATCTGCCGGCCTCCACCGCTGTTCCTGCTTGAGCGGCGGTCCATGGAGTCCCTgtgcgtgctgctgctgcacccCGTGGACGCGTACCTGGAGCAGGagctcggccgccgctgccgcctcctccgcttCTGCTGGGACTCCCCGCAGGACCGCCGCGACGACTTCCTCCGCACGCACGGGCCGTCCGTCCGCGCCCTCGTCACCGGCGGTGGCTCCGGTGGTGACGCCGCGCTCATCGACGCGCTCCCGCGGCTCGAGATCATCGCGTGCTACTCCGTCGGCTTCGACCGCGTCGACCTCGCCAGGTGCCGCGACCGCGGGGTGCGGGTCACCAACACCCCGGGTGTACTCACCGACGACGTGGCCGACCTCGCCGTCGGTCTCGCCATCGCCGTGCTCCGCAGGATCCCGCAGGCTGACAGCTACGTCCGCGCCGGCCAGTGGGAGGCCAACGGCGATTGCGCCCTCTCAACACGCGTCAGTTTCATTGAACCCAATACTTCTTATGTCTTGCCGCATGGGACTTGTTAGCTTACT from Panicum virgatum strain AP13 chromosome 9K, P.virgatum_v5, whole genome shotgun sequence encodes:
- the LOC120651192 gene encoding hydroxyphenylpyruvate reductase-like produces the protein MIWHFPSHPTCRLVCNTPICRPPPLFLLERRSMESLCVLLLHPVDAYLEQELGRRCRLLRFCWDSPQDRRDDFLRTHGPSVRALVTGGGSGGDAALIDALPRLEIIACYSVGFDRVDLARCRDRGVRVTNTPGVLTDDVADLAVGLAIAVLRRIPQADSYVRAGQWEANGDCALSTRFSGKRVGIIGLGRIGLAVAKRVEAFSCPVSYYQRRKLAAYPNYTYRPTAVELAASSDVLVVACSLNEQSRRIVSREVMEALGPSGVLVNVGRGAHVDEPELVAALADGRLGGAGLDVFEDEPDVPEALVALDNVVLAPHVGSGTHETRRAMADLVLGNLEAHVLKKPLLTPVV